From a region of the Eretmochelys imbricata isolate rEreImb1 chromosome 6, rEreImb1.hap1, whole genome shotgun sequence genome:
- the FCF1 gene encoding rRNA-processing protein FCF1 homolog, with amino-acid sequence MGKQKKARKYAIVKRMINLRDQRIKQSERAKSNVKKKDDPSAIKEREVPQHPSCLFFQYNMQLGPPYYILIDTNFINFSIKAKLDLVQSMMDCLYAKCIPCITDCVMAEIEKLGQKYRVALRIAKDPRFERLPCTHKGTYADDCLVQRVTQHKCYIVATVDRDLKRRIRKIPGVPIMYISNHRYNIERMPDDYGAPRF; translated from the exons ATG GGGAAACAAAAGAAAGCGAGGAAATACGCCATCGTGAAACGCATGATCAACCTCCGAGACCAGCGCAT CAAACAGTCGGAGCGAGCAAAATCCAATGTGAAAAAGAAGGATGATCCCAGTGCAATCAAGGAAAGAGAGGT CCCTCAGCACCCTTCCTGTTTGTTCTTCCAGTATAACATGCAGTTGGGCCCACCCTATTATATTCTGATTGATACAAACTTCATCAACTTCTCCATTAAAGCCAAGTTGGACCTGGTGCAGTCAATGATGGACTGTCTCTATGCCAAGT GTATCCCCTGTATCACAGATTGCGTAATGGCTGAAATTGAGAAGCTAGGGCAGAAGTATCGTGTGGCACTAAG GATAGCCAAGGACCCGCGATTTGAACGCCTGCCTTGCACACACAAAGGGACCTATGCAGATGACTGCTTGGTGCAGAGGGTCACTCAG CACAAGTGTTACATAGTGGCCACGGTGGACAGAGACCTTAAGCGGAGAATCCGGAAGATTCCTGGAGTTCCTATCATGTATATTTCCAACCACAG GTATAACATTGAGAGGATGCCAGATGATTATGGAGCCCCTCGATTCTAA